A genomic region of Actinomycetota bacterium contains the following coding sequences:
- a CDS encoding PTS sugar transporter subunit IIA codes for MSVSIENLVTPELVVLDAEFGGADEAIGALADRLLAAGRLTDRDGFVAAACARETETGGTGMEMGVAIPHAKHAGVTEPSVAVARVPGGVDFGAEDAPADLVFLIAAPADADDVHVTVLSKLARRLIHESFRSALRSAATPEELVGTLKREIQ; via the coding sequence ATGTCCGTGTCCATCGAGAACCTCGTGACCCCCGAGCTCGTCGTGCTCGACGCCGAGTTCGGGGGCGCCGATGAGGCGATCGGCGCCCTGGCCGATCGCCTGCTGGCCGCCGGTCGCCTGACCGACCGGGACGGCTTCGTGGCCGCCGCTTGCGCCCGAGAGACCGAGACGGGGGGCACGGGCATGGAGATGGGTGTCGCCATCCCCCACGCCAAGCACGCCGGGGTCACCGAACCGAGCGTGGCCGTGGCCCGGGTGCCCGGAGGCGTCGACTTCGGGGCCGAGGATGCCCCCGCCGACCTGGTGTTCCTGATCGCCGCCCCGGCCGACGCCGACGACGTGCACGTCACCGTCCTGTCCAAGCTGGCCCGCCGGCTGATCCACGAGTCCTTCCGTTCCGCTCTGAGAAGTGCCGCCACCCCCGAGGAGCTCGTGGGGACGCTGAAGAGGGAGATCCAATGA
- the pfkB gene encoding 1-phosphofructokinase codes for MTVPIKPVRVVTVTPNPSLDRTVEVDRLVPGTVIRASAMREDPGGKGVNVARALAANGVACTAVLPLGGRDGRLLADLLDELGLAYRSVAVAPSTRSNVTVSDSRGTVTKLNVPGDALTPGELAALAEAAVDELGGASWLVGCGSLPTGAPDDFYARLAELGHGAGVAVAVDTSGPALAAAVEAGVELIKPNLAELAELAGRELVSLDDVVAAAEATRERGVAMVVVSLGAYGAVLVGDGEPWLAVPPPVVARSDVGAGDSALAGFLAGGASGPGALCSAVAWGTAAVSLPGTAVPGPDLIDPSLVTLRAARGSQPLVRPPS; via the coding sequence GTGACCGTCCCGATCAAGCCGGTTCGAGTCGTCACGGTCACCCCTAACCCGTCCCTCGACCGCACCGTCGAGGTCGACCGGCTCGTGCCGGGAACCGTCATCAGGGCATCGGCCATGCGGGAGGACCCCGGGGGCAAAGGGGTCAACGTGGCCCGCGCCCTGGCTGCCAACGGCGTCGCCTGCACGGCCGTCCTCCCCCTGGGTGGGCGCGACGGCCGGCTGCTGGCCGACCTGCTCGACGAGCTCGGGCTGGCCTACAGGTCAGTCGCGGTCGCCCCGTCCACCCGCTCCAACGTGACCGTCAGCGACTCGAGGGGCACGGTGACCAAGCTCAACGTGCCCGGGGACGCGCTCACCCCCGGTGAGCTGGCTGCCTTAGCCGAGGCCGCCGTTGACGAGCTGGGCGGAGCATCGTGGCTCGTGGGCTGCGGCTCGCTTCCCACCGGCGCCCCCGACGACTTCTACGCCAGGCTTGCCGAACTGGGCCACGGGGCCGGGGTGGCCGTGGCCGTCGACACCAGCGGCCCGGCCCTGGCCGCAGCCGTAGAGGCGGGCGTCGAGCTCATCAAGCCCAACCTGGCCGAGCTGGCGGAGCTGGCCGGCCGTGAGCTGGTCTCCCTCGACGACGTGGTGGCGGCCGCCGAGGCCACCCGCGAACGGGGTGTCGCCATGGTCGTGGTGTCTCTGGGCGCCTACGGTGCTGTCCTGGTGGGCGACGGCGAACCATGGCTGGCCGTGCCGCCCCCGGTCGTGGCCCGCAGCGACGTGGGCGCGGGCGACAGTGCCCTGGCCGGATTCCTAGCCGGTGGCGCGTCGGGCCCGGGCGCCCTGTGCAGCGCAGTGGCGTGGGGCACAGCCGCTGTCTCACTGCCCGGCACGGCCGTCCCCGGGCCCGACCTCATCGACCCTTCGCTCGTCACCCTGCGGGCTGCTCGTGGCTCGCAACCGCTCGTCCGCCCACCGTCCTGA
- a CDS encoding DeoR/GlpR family DNA-binding transcription regulator, with translation MHAEDRRQLIADELRRRGRVSVSRLAQAYDVTAETVRRDLVELEQRGVLRRVHGGALSHQRVQAEPAVSERASLQAEEKAQIASAALSLLPPDGGTVLVDAGTTTGALVDQWPPDRRLTVVTNALPLAQRLTAIPALSVLLVGGRVRPRTLACVDDFAVRMVSELRVDVAFLATNGITERGCSTPDQSEAAVKRAMAQAADRTVLLADHSKFGQEHFVRFAELADLDVVVTDGGAHEDDLLPLKQAGTEVVVA, from the coding sequence ATGCACGCTGAAGACCGCCGCCAGCTGATTGCCGACGAGCTTCGGAGGCGGGGGCGGGTGTCGGTCAGCCGCCTGGCCCAGGCCTACGACGTCACGGCCGAGACCGTCAGGCGCGACCTCGTCGAGCTCGAGCAGCGGGGCGTCCTGCGCCGGGTCCACGGCGGGGCCCTCTCCCACCAGAGGGTCCAGGCCGAGCCGGCGGTGAGCGAGCGGGCCAGCCTCCAAGCCGAGGAGAAGGCCCAGATCGCGTCGGCCGCCCTCAGCCTGCTCCCCCCCGACGGCGGCACGGTGCTCGTCGACGCGGGCACGACCACTGGTGCCCTCGTCGACCAGTGGCCACCCGACCGGCGCCTCACGGTCGTCACCAACGCCCTGCCCCTGGCCCAGCGGCTGACTGCTATCCCGGCGCTCTCGGTGCTGCTGGTCGGCGGGCGGGTCCGGCCCCGCACACTGGCCTGTGTCGACGACTTCGCCGTCCGCATGGTCAGCGAACTGCGGGTCGACGTCGCCTTCCTGGCCACCAACGGAATCACCGAGCGGGGGTGCTCCACCCCCGACCAATCCGAGGCAGCCGTAAAGCGGGCCATGGCCCAGGCCGCTGACCGGACGGTCCTGCTGGCCGACCACAGCAAGTTCGGCCAGGAACACTTCGTGCGCTTTGCCGAGCTCGCCGACCTCGACGTGGTCGTCACCGACGGCGGGGCCCACGAAGACGACCTGCTGCCCCTCAAGCAGGCCGGCACCGAGGTGGTCGTGGCGTGA
- a CDS encoding DUF5995 family protein, translating into MDPNRCRSIEEVVDRMWERWRRLDRARDWRAVFAKTYLRTTEAIGEATARPGVFENPDWVVEIDCEFAWRYFEAFDRFEEGSDCPWPWQVAFQSAKSKRTLAIQDVLLGMNAHINYDLPYSLAATVPPTASGADLEAYRRDNQVLNEVLGSAIDMVQRRVASRYDVMLGAIDAAMCDRDEAFAGSMIRAWRARSWNSFMVLRTSNDPPAVDRLIEESAVDNALLLLEVQRAFPFLHWPNRAYRGLLWRLPKSAARSKM; encoded by the coding sequence GTGGACCCCAACAGGTGCCGCTCCATCGAGGAGGTCGTCGACCGGATGTGGGAGCGGTGGCGGCGCCTCGACCGGGCGCGCGACTGGCGGGCGGTGTTCGCCAAGACCTACCTGCGCACGACCGAGGCCATCGGTGAGGCGACGGCCCGGCCCGGGGTGTTCGAGAACCCTGACTGGGTGGTCGAGATCGACTGCGAGTTCGCCTGGCGCTACTTCGAGGCCTTCGACCGGTTCGAGGAGGGCAGTGACTGCCCCTGGCCTTGGCAGGTCGCGTTCCAGAGCGCGAAGTCCAAGCGCACGCTGGCCATCCAGGACGTGCTGCTGGGCATGAACGCCCACATCAACTACGACCTGCCGTACTCCCTAGCGGCCACCGTGCCCCCGACGGCCAGCGGCGCCGATCTCGAGGCCTACCGGCGGGACAACCAGGTGCTCAACGAGGTGCTGGGCTCGGCTATCGACATGGTCCAGCGCCGGGTGGCCAGCCGTTACGACGTGATGCTGGGGGCAATCGACGCGGCCATGTGCGATCGCGACGAGGCGTTCGCGGGCTCGATGATCCGGGCCTGGCGGGCCCGTTCGTGGAACTCGTTCATGGTCCTGCGCACGAGCAACGACCCTCCGGCAGTCGACCGCCTGATCGAGGAGTCGGCCGTCGACAACGCGCTGCTGCTCCTCGAGGTGCAGCGGGCCTTCCCTTTCCTCCACTGGCCCAACCGGGCCTACCGCGGCCTGCTCTGGCGCCTGCCTAAGAGCGCCGCTCGCTCCAAGATGTGA
- a CDS encoding TasA family protein produces the protein MSNRTTTKKLLLSLGAIGTAAAIAGLGTFATFTSTTSASQDVDSGLVQIELGADGTANRLSVDAVNIVPGDTIQRAVDLINSGDTDLSSIVLTTTADPSSLLDTDATHGLQMEIRDCSVAWTEAGSAPGYTYTCSGTESVVLASRAVIGSELALANLGSLVAGVTDHLMVKLTFPVTAGNTFQNLASTIDYEFFGTQRVATDK, from the coding sequence ATGTCCAACCGCACCACTACGAAGAAGCTCCTGCTCAGCCTCGGGGCCATCGGCACCGCGGCCGCCATCGCCGGCCTGGGCACGTTCGCGACCTTCACCAGCACCACTTCAGCCAGCCAGGACGTCGACTCCGGTCTCGTCCAGATCGAGCTGGGCGCCGACGGAACGGCCAACCGCCTCAGCGTCGACGCCGTCAACATCGTGCCCGGCGACACCATCCAGCGGGCCGTCGACCTGATCAACTCGGGCGACACCGATCTGTCCTCCATCGTGCTGACCACCACCGCCGACCCGTCGTCGCTGCTCGACACCGACGCCACCCACGGGCTGCAGATGGAGATCCGCGACTGCTCGGTCGCCTGGACCGAGGCCGGCAGCGCCCCCGGCTACACCTACACGTGTTCGGGGACGGAGTCGGTTGTGCTGGCTTCCCGGGCGGTGATCGGCTCCGAGCTGGCCCTGGCCAACCTGGGGTCCCTGGTCGCAGGGGTCACCGACCACCTGATGGTCAAGCTCACGTTCCCGGTGACGGCCGGCAACACCTTCCAGAACCTGGCCTCGACCATCGACTACGAGTTCTTCGGCACCCAGAGGGTGGCCACCGACAAGTAA
- a CDS encoding signal peptidase I, which yields MRTLGRMARLLVAVVTVVSVVVLLLVGVGPRTGQYRTLTVLTGSMRPAIDPGSVVVVVPVEPAELRVGDVITFHAPVAGAPVVTHRIIEITDPGAHPVVRTQGDASNAPDPWSARISDTTAWKVRYTVPAVGYAVNWLRQPVVHKVTVVGAPLLFVIVVLFDIWRKPRADSGAKPVVAGAGT from the coding sequence TTGAGGACGCTGGGCCGCATGGCCCGCCTGCTGGTGGCGGTCGTGACGGTCGTGAGCGTCGTCGTGCTGCTCCTGGTCGGGGTCGGTCCCCGCACGGGCCAGTACCGCACCCTCACCGTCCTAACCGGGAGCATGAGGCCGGCCATCGACCCCGGTTCGGTGGTGGTCGTCGTGCCCGTCGAGCCCGCCGAACTGCGGGTCGGGGACGTGATCACCTTCCACGCACCCGTGGCCGGTGCGCCCGTCGTGACCCACCGGATCATCGAGATCACCGACCCCGGTGCCCACCCCGTCGTCCGCACCCAGGGGGACGCCAGCAACGCCCCTGACCCCTGGTCGGCCCGCATCAGTGACACGACGGCCTGGAAGGTCCGCTATACGGTCCCGGCCGTGGGCTACGCCGTTAACTGGCTACGCCAGCCCGTCGTGCACAAGGTCACAGTGGTCGGCGCGCCGTTGCTGTTCGTGATCGTCGTGCTCTTCGACATCTGGCGCAAGCCCCGCGCCGACAGCGGGGCCAAGCCCGTGGTCGCCGGGGCGGGGACGTGA
- a CDS encoding glycosyltransferase produces MGWAEHRMVLEPTARWGTFALRSNRARGPVGDTLVTYRVVQEGRATGRAVLHAEHDGVPVAIADLALGASGCTERIVLCVPDWAQDLSITADDGDVRIVDLRFWALGAGPFSGLLAWRWLTRRKGGLGRWPRLLRVAAGYFRHGGVAGVRQRLLDSEATARVGARPGPGPVTAPPVARELLAQKRQELAEALHSRLEAFLEGPGRLSLPTSSGPATSVIVVCHGRAELTLACLESVASFAGSDAEVIVVDNASDDRTPDLLARADGALVLRNSSNVGFLRAVNQAAERARGEALLLLNNDACLREESLSAALTTLESDEDIGVVGTMLVLPDGTVQEAGSVVYADGICEGHGRGLSPLEPWLQCRRDVSFVSGAFLLTRRSLWTDLGGFSTEFEPAYYEDVDYCIRARQAGRRVVYEPAAVVDHFEGGSSADPQWAHRQTQQNWSVLVQRHRDWLGGQPRRGDPAHQVRTSDRRPRALVIDDRVPIPRLGSGAPRVASLVRALENLGQAVTFYAKLPLDGSWPEVRAALGPTVEVAGCDGFAGLEALLRDGAGSWRTIIVSRDHNAGKVARVLGRNRSALVGAVVVYDAEAVAANRLVARHAVLGPPLGPTEATALVARELRVAQFADRVIAVSEAEAELFRRHCSVETRVVGHGVAVNPTEPGFHDRHGLLFVGNLSEDGSPNVDGLLWFIEHVLPRFRHLLAEAGQGPRDGLLTVVGRTTALTLLSRTQPGVRFAGELDDLSGVLGAARVFVAPTRFAAGIPLKVIEAAARGLPAVTTELLADQLGWEHGDALLAAPADGDRFAHECARLYLDADLWQRVRERALRRVEEGHSPGTMQSRLAQVIAPRGQVLPT; encoded by the coding sequence GTGGGGTGGGCAGAGCACCGCATGGTGCTGGAGCCCACGGCCCGCTGGGGCACCTTCGCCCTGCGGTCGAACCGGGCACGGGGCCCGGTGGGTGACACCCTCGTCACCTACCGGGTCGTACAGGAGGGCCGGGCCACGGGCCGCGCCGTCCTCCATGCCGAACACGACGGGGTCCCGGTGGCGATCGCCGACCTGGCTCTCGGCGCGTCGGGCTGCACCGAACGCATCGTCCTGTGCGTACCGGACTGGGCGCAGGACCTGTCCATCACGGCCGACGACGGCGACGTCAGGATCGTCGACCTCCGGTTCTGGGCGCTGGGGGCCGGCCCGTTCAGCGGCCTCCTGGCGTGGCGCTGGCTGACGCGGCGGAAGGGGGGGCTCGGTCGGTGGCCCCGGCTCCTGCGGGTGGCCGCCGGTTACTTCCGCCACGGCGGCGTCGCTGGCGTGCGTCAACGGCTCCTAGACAGCGAGGCTACGGCGAGGGTCGGCGCTCGCCCGGGGCCTGGGCCCGTCACCGCTCCCCCCGTGGCGAGGGAGCTACTGGCCCAGAAGCGCCAAGAGCTGGCCGAGGCCCTCCACAGCCGGTTGGAAGCGTTCCTCGAGGGCCCCGGCCGCCTGAGCCTTCCCACGTCCTCCGGCCCCGCCACGAGCGTGATCGTCGTGTGCCACGGCCGGGCCGAGCTCACCCTGGCCTGCCTCGAGTCAGTGGCGTCGTTCGCCGGGAGCGACGCCGAGGTCATCGTCGTCGACAACGCCTCCGACGACCGCACCCCGGACCTCCTCGCACGAGCCGACGGAGCCTTGGTACTCCGCAACAGCTCCAACGTCGGCTTCCTGCGGGCCGTGAACCAGGCCGCCGAAAGGGCCCGGGGAGAGGCGCTCCTGCTGCTGAACAACGACGCCTGCCTGCGGGAGGAGAGCCTGTCCGCCGCCCTCACCACTTTGGAGAGCGACGAAGACATCGGCGTGGTCGGCACGATGCTCGTCCTGCCCGACGGGACCGTCCAAGAGGCGGGGAGCGTCGTGTACGCCGACGGCATCTGCGAGGGCCACGGTCGAGGCCTCTCGCCCCTGGAGCCATGGCTGCAGTGCCGGCGGGACGTGTCGTTCGTGTCGGGTGCGTTCCTGCTGACCCGCCGATCACTGTGGACCGACCTGGGCGGGTTCTCAACCGAGTTCGAACCGGCGTACTACGAAGATGTCGACTACTGCATTCGAGCGCGACAGGCCGGCCGTCGAGTCGTGTACGAGCCGGCGGCAGTCGTAGACCACTTCGAGGGTGGGTCGTCTGCTGACCCGCAATGGGCGCACCGGCAGACGCAGCAGAACTGGTCTGTGTTGGTGCAGCGGCACCGGGACTGGCTGGGAGGCCAGCCCCGTCGCGGTGACCCCGCGCACCAGGTGCGTACGTCGGACAGGCGGCCCCGTGCACTCGTCATCGACGACCGCGTCCCCATCCCCCGCCTCGGGAGCGGCGCTCCTCGGGTCGCGTCGCTGGTGCGGGCCCTGGAGAACCTCGGCCAGGCGGTGACGTTCTACGCCAAGCTCCCCTTGGATGGGAGTTGGCCCGAGGTTCGCGCCGCGCTGGGGCCGACGGTGGAGGTGGCCGGGTGCGACGGTTTCGCCGGGCTCGAAGCACTCCTGCGCGACGGCGCCGGGTCGTGGCGGACGATTATCGTGAGCCGGGACCACAACGCCGGGAAGGTCGCACGCGTGCTCGGCCGCAACCGGTCGGCCCTCGTCGGGGCGGTCGTCGTGTACGACGCGGAAGCGGTCGCCGCCAACCGGCTCGTGGCCCGCCACGCGGTGCTGGGGCCACCCCTGGGCCCCACCGAAGCCACGGCGCTGGTGGCCCGCGAGCTGCGCGTGGCCCAGTTCGCGGACCGCGTGATCGCCGTGTCGGAAGCCGAGGCCGAGCTGTTCCGGCGCCACTGCTCCGTCGAGACGCGCGTGGTCGGCCACGGCGTGGCCGTCAACCCCACCGAGCCGGGCTTCCACGACCGCCACGGCCTGCTCTTCGTCGGCAACCTGTCCGAGGACGGAAGCCCCAACGTTGACGGCCTCCTGTGGTTCATCGAACACGTCCTGCCCCGCTTCCGGCACCTGCTGGCGGAGGCGGGCCAGGGCCCGCGGGATGGCCTCCTGACCGTCGTAGGACGGACGACCGCCCTCACCCTCCTGTCTCGGACGCAACCCGGCGTGCGGTTCGCGGGAGAGCTCGACGACCTCTCGGGCGTCCTCGGCGCCGCCAGGGTGTTCGTCGCCCCCACCAGGTTCGCGGCGGGCATCCCGCTCAAGGTCATCGAAGCGGCCGCTCGTGGGCTACCGGCAGTGACCACGGAGCTGCTGGCGGACCAGCTCGGGTGGGAGCACGGAGACGCCCTGCTGGCCGCTCCGGCCGACGGCGACCGGTTCGCCCACGAGTGCGCCCGGCTCTACCTCGATGCCGACCTGTGGCAGAGGGTGCGCGAACGGGCACTGCGGCGAGTAGAAGAAGGCCACTCGCCGGGCACCATGCAGTCGCGGCTCGCCCAGGTGATCGCCCCTCGTGGCCAGGTCCTGCCGACCTAG
- a CDS encoding site-specific DNA-methyltransferase gives MAAPRSLLELVQAEPQKAFPAIAKDPERCARIESAVRGLQSMHRLQQTDCRTLDLEPESIDLVVTSPPYWNLKKYNDHECQLGEIDDYDLFLDELDEVWRRTYDALVPGGRMVIVVGDVNVSRKLFGRHLVFPLHASIQERCRLIGFDNLAPIIWYKIANAQYEMGSGGFYGKPYEPNGVIKNDIEYILFQRKPGGYRKPDLATRLLSVIPAQYHSEWFQQVWRLSGASTRNHPAPFPLALAERLIRMFSFVGDTVFDPFLGTGTTSAAAAGWGRNSIACEVDPVYFASCLDRVSDVVDGVGKAALDLSA, from the coding sequence TTGGCGGCACCGCGGTCGCTGCTGGAGCTTGTTCAGGCCGAGCCCCAGAAGGCGTTCCCGGCGATCGCCAAGGATCCCGAGAGGTGCGCCCGGATCGAGAGTGCCGTGCGGGGCCTCCAGTCGATGCACCGGCTGCAACAGACCGACTGCCGCACTCTTGACTTGGAGCCCGAGAGTATCGACCTCGTGGTCACCTCGCCGCCATACTGGAACCTCAAGAAGTACAACGACCACGAGTGCCAGCTCGGCGAGATCGATGACTACGACCTCTTCCTCGACGAGCTCGACGAGGTGTGGCGACGGACGTACGACGCCCTGGTGCCGGGCGGCCGAATGGTCATCGTCGTCGGCGACGTGAACGTCTCCCGCAAGCTGTTCGGGCGCCACCTCGTGTTCCCGCTGCACGCGAGCATCCAGGAGCGATGCCGGCTGATCGGTTTCGACAACCTCGCTCCGATCATCTGGTACAAGATCGCCAACGCGCAATACGAGATGGGTTCGGGCGGCTTCTACGGCAAGCCCTATGAGCCCAACGGCGTCATCAAGAACGACATCGAGTACATCCTCTTCCAGCGCAAGCCCGGCGGGTACCGCAAGCCCGACTTGGCCACGCGCCTGTTGTCGGTGATCCCCGCCCAATACCACTCCGAGTGGTTCCAACAGGTCTGGCGCCTCAGCGGCGCGTCGACCCGCAACCACCCTGCGCCGTTCCCGCTCGCGCTCGCGGAGCGCCTGATCCGCATGTTCTCGTTCGTCGGCGACACCGTCTTCGACCCCTTCCTCGGTACGGGGACCACCTCCGCGGCCGCCGCCGGATGGGGACGCAACAGCATTGCCTGTGAAGTCGATCCGGTGTACTTCGCAAGCTGCCTGGATCGGGTGAGTGACGTGGTCGACGGCGTCGGCAAGGCGGCACTGGATCTCTCCGCATAG
- a CDS encoding PIN domain-containing protein, producing MALGRYLADKSAFDQQRHSDAAAGLLAALAADGALFMTEIVALELLYSARSSDDYGTRREDLLSLPWLHLTQAVAARALAIQQELAGRGQHRRPIPDLLVAATALEQDAVVLHYDRDFDLIAEATGLSALWIIPAGTGHGGAA from the coding sequence ATGGCGTTAGGCCGCTACCTGGCGGACAAGTCGGCATTCGACCAGCAGCGCCACAGCGACGCCGCGGCCGGGCTCCTCGCGGCCCTCGCAGCCGACGGCGCACTCTTCATGACGGAGATCGTCGCCCTGGAGCTGCTCTACTCCGCCCGGAGCTCTGACGACTACGGCACACGCCGTGAGGACCTGCTGAGCCTCCCGTGGCTGCACCTGACGCAGGCGGTGGCAGCACGTGCGCTCGCGATCCAGCAGGAGCTGGCCGGACGGGGACAGCACCGCCGGCCGATCCCCGATCTCCTGGTCGCCGCCACCGCCCTCGAACAGGACGCGGTGGTGCTCCACTACGACCGGGACTTCGACCTCATCGCCGAGGCGACCGGGCTCTCGGCCCTCTGGATCATCCCGGCCGGGACCGGCCACGGCGGCGCAGCCTGA
- a CDS encoding type II toxin-antitoxin system VapB family antitoxin has product MARTLVDINEEALAAAAAELGTTTKVDTVNRALAEIAARPRRLAALERLRTTADDLGDAEIMRGAWR; this is encoded by the coding sequence ATGGCAAGAACCTTGGTGGACATCAACGAAGAGGCGCTGGCCGCTGCGGCGGCGGAGCTCGGGACGACGACGAAAGTCGACACGGTGAACCGGGCGCTTGCCGAGATCGCGGCCAGGCCCCGACGGCTCGCAGCGCTGGAGCGGCTCCGCACCACCGCTGACGACCTGGGCGACGCGGAGATCATGCGGGGAGCATGGCGTTAG